A genomic segment from Spinacia oleracea cultivar Varoflay chromosome 3, BTI_SOV_V1, whole genome shotgun sequence encodes:
- the LOC110803570 gene encoding MLO-like protein 4 isoform X2, translating into MLREGKSLAETPTWSVATVTSVMVFVCFLVERSIYWFGKWLKKTRRKALFASLEKIKEELMLLGLISLMLGQWARWISEICVDSSLFNSRFYACSEKDFTSHEKFVFKESLPSSNETDIPPKGLFNSVSHRCPEGREPFVSYEGLEQLHRFLFVLGITHVLYSCIAVGLAMIKIYSWKKWEFQAILQAKRNKVMRRQTTFAFHHASHPWSRNRFLIWMNHKLPQLYDFHKYMVRSMEDEFHTIVGISWPLWGYAIVCILLNVHGLNIYFWLSFIPVILVILVGTKLEHVVSLLALEIAEPSCPSTRTQVKPRDELFWFGKPQLILWLIQFVSFQNAFEMATFLWSLWGFEQRSCFMKNHAMVIIRLASGVLIQFWCSYSTVPLSVIITQMGSKCKKALVAESVRDSLHNWCKRVKEKSRRSLAARSVCSLDEIDEVTTVASLTLSRTSSVASLNEVKVTDFEHPDQATIQNSTSVPDDFSFRMSEYISQSALNTFPDTPHHTNPLSNQQDQGKFDTLADLLQKT; encoded by the exons ATGTTAAGGGAAGGGAAATCTCTTGCAGAAACTCCAACATGGTCCGTTGCAACAGTTACTTCAGTTATGGTTTTTGTTTGCTTTCTTGTTGAAAGGTCCATTTACTGGTTTGGCAAG TGGTTGAAGAAGACCAGGAGGAAGGCTTTGTTTGCTTCATTAGAGAAGATTAAAGAAG AACTTATGCTACTGGGTCTGATATCATTAATGCTGGGGCAATGGGCTAGATGGATTTCTGAAATATGTGTAGATTCGTCTCTTTTTAACAGTCGATTTTATGCTTGTTCTGAGAAAGACTTCACTTCCCATGAGAAATTTGTGTTTAAAGAGTCACTTCCCTCTTCCAATGAGACTGATATACCCCCAAAGGGATTGTTCAATTCTGTTTCTCATCGATGTCCTGAA GGCCGGGAACCTTTTGTATCTTATGAAGGTCTTGAGCAGCTTCACCGTTTCTTATTTGTGCTTGGTATTACCCATGTTCTATATAGTTGTATAGCTGTTGGTTTGGCTATGATTAAG ATATACAGTTGGAAAAAATGGGAATTCCAGGCAATTTTGCAAG CAAAGAGGAACAAGGTGATGAGGCGACAAACCACCTTTGCTTTCCATCATGCATCACATCCATGGAGCAGAAACCGGTTTCTGATTTGGATG AATCACAAACTGCCCCAACTCTATGACTTTCACAAATACATGGTTAGGAGCATGGAAGATGAATTTCACACAATAGTGGGAATCAG TTGGCCACTATGGGGTTATGCAATAGTATGCATCTTACTCAATGTTCATG GGCTGAATATTTACTTTTGGCTTTCATTTATCCCTGTAATT CTTGTCATACTGGTTGGTACAAAGCTTGAGCACGTCGTCTCCCTTTTAGCACTGGAGATAGCAGAACCATCATGTCCTTCTACGAGGACTCAAGTTAAGCCACGTGATGAGCTTTTTTGGTTTGGGAAGCCACAACTTATTTTGTGGTTGATTCAATTTGTTTCATTCCAG AATGCTTTTGAAATGGCAACTTTTCTCTGGTCCTTG TGGGGATTTGAGCAGCGGTCTTGTTTTATGAAGAATCACGCCATGGTAATCATCCGTTTGGCTTCTGG AGTTCTCATTCAATTCTGGTGCAGCTATAGTACTGTCCCTCTTAGTGTGATTATAACACAG ATGGGATCAAAGTGCAAGAAAGCGTTGGTTGCAGAAAGTGTAAGAGATTCATTGCATAACTGGTGCAAGAGAGTAAAGGAGAAGTCAAGGCGCTCACTTGCAGCAAGGTCAGTTTGTTCCCTTGATGAGATAGATGAAGTAACAACTGTTGCATCCCTCACTTTATCACGGACTTCTTCAGTTGCTTCTTTAAATGAGGTTAAAGTTACAGATTTTGAGCATCCAGATCAAGCTACAATACAAAATTCCACTTCAGTCCCCGACGATTTCTCATTCCGTATGTCAGAGTATATTTCTCAGTCTGCTCTAAATACGTTTCCAGATACACCTCATCACACCAACCCCTTAAGCAATCAGCAAGATCAAGGAAAGTTTGACACCCTAGCAGATTTACTACAGAAAACCTGA
- the LOC110803570 gene encoding MLO-like protein 4 isoform X1, which produces MLREGKSLAETPTWSVATVTSVMVFVCFLVERSIYWFGKWLKKTRRKALFASLEKIKEELMLLGLISLMLGQWARWISEICVDSSLFNSRFYACSEKDFTSHEKFVFKESLPSSNETDIPPKGLFNSVSHRCPEGREPFVSYEGLEQLHRFLFVLGITHVLYSCIAVGLAMIKIYSWKKWEFQAILQAKRNKVMRRQTTFAFHHASHPWSRNRFLIWMLCFLRQFKSSIRKSDYLALRLGFITNHKLPQLYDFHKYMVRSMEDEFHTIVGISWPLWGYAIVCILLNVHGLNIYFWLSFIPVILVILVGTKLEHVVSLLALEIAEPSCPSTRTQVKPRDELFWFGKPQLILWLIQFVSFQNAFEMATFLWSLWGFEQRSCFMKNHAMVIIRLASGVLIQFWCSYSTVPLSVIITQMGSKCKKALVAESVRDSLHNWCKRVKEKSRRSLAARSVCSLDEIDEVTTVASLTLSRTSSVASLNEVKVTDFEHPDQATIQNSTSVPDDFSFRMSEYISQSALNTFPDTPHHTNPLSNQQDQGKFDTLADLLQKT; this is translated from the exons ATGTTAAGGGAAGGGAAATCTCTTGCAGAAACTCCAACATGGTCCGTTGCAACAGTTACTTCAGTTATGGTTTTTGTTTGCTTTCTTGTTGAAAGGTCCATTTACTGGTTTGGCAAG TGGTTGAAGAAGACCAGGAGGAAGGCTTTGTTTGCTTCATTAGAGAAGATTAAAGAAG AACTTATGCTACTGGGTCTGATATCATTAATGCTGGGGCAATGGGCTAGATGGATTTCTGAAATATGTGTAGATTCGTCTCTTTTTAACAGTCGATTTTATGCTTGTTCTGAGAAAGACTTCACTTCCCATGAGAAATTTGTGTTTAAAGAGTCACTTCCCTCTTCCAATGAGACTGATATACCCCCAAAGGGATTGTTCAATTCTGTTTCTCATCGATGTCCTGAA GGCCGGGAACCTTTTGTATCTTATGAAGGTCTTGAGCAGCTTCACCGTTTCTTATTTGTGCTTGGTATTACCCATGTTCTATATAGTTGTATAGCTGTTGGTTTGGCTATGATTAAG ATATACAGTTGGAAAAAATGGGAATTCCAGGCAATTTTGCAAG CAAAGAGGAACAAGGTGATGAGGCGACAAACCACCTTTGCTTTCCATCATGCATCACATCCATGGAGCAGAAACCGGTTTCTGATTTGGATG CTATGTTTTCTTCGGCAATTCAAGAGTTCCATAAGGAAGTCGGATTATTTGGCACTACGTTTGGGTTTTATAACT AATCACAAACTGCCCCAACTCTATGACTTTCACAAATACATGGTTAGGAGCATGGAAGATGAATTTCACACAATAGTGGGAATCAG TTGGCCACTATGGGGTTATGCAATAGTATGCATCTTACTCAATGTTCATG GGCTGAATATTTACTTTTGGCTTTCATTTATCCCTGTAATT CTTGTCATACTGGTTGGTACAAAGCTTGAGCACGTCGTCTCCCTTTTAGCACTGGAGATAGCAGAACCATCATGTCCTTCTACGAGGACTCAAGTTAAGCCACGTGATGAGCTTTTTTGGTTTGGGAAGCCACAACTTATTTTGTGGTTGATTCAATTTGTTTCATTCCAG AATGCTTTTGAAATGGCAACTTTTCTCTGGTCCTTG TGGGGATTTGAGCAGCGGTCTTGTTTTATGAAGAATCACGCCATGGTAATCATCCGTTTGGCTTCTGG AGTTCTCATTCAATTCTGGTGCAGCTATAGTACTGTCCCTCTTAGTGTGATTATAACACAG ATGGGATCAAAGTGCAAGAAAGCGTTGGTTGCAGAAAGTGTAAGAGATTCATTGCATAACTGGTGCAAGAGAGTAAAGGAGAAGTCAAGGCGCTCACTTGCAGCAAGGTCAGTTTGTTCCCTTGATGAGATAGATGAAGTAACAACTGTTGCATCCCTCACTTTATCACGGACTTCTTCAGTTGCTTCTTTAAATGAGGTTAAAGTTACAGATTTTGAGCATCCAGATCAAGCTACAATACAAAATTCCACTTCAGTCCCCGACGATTTCTCATTCCGTATGTCAGAGTATATTTCTCAGTCTGCTCTAAATACGTTTCCAGATACACCTCATCACACCAACCCCTTAAGCAATCAGCAAGATCAAGGAAAGTTTGACACCCTAGCAGATTTACTACAGAAAACCTGA
- the LOC110803570 gene encoding MLO-like protein 4 isoform X3 gives MLLGLISLMLGQWARWISEICVDSSLFNSRFYACSEKDFTSHEKFVFKESLPSSNETDIPPKGLFNSVSHRCPEGREPFVSYEGLEQLHRFLFVLGITHVLYSCIAVGLAMIKIYSWKKWEFQAILQAKRNKVMRRQTTFAFHHASHPWSRNRFLIWMLCFLRQFKSSIRKSDYLALRLGFITNHKLPQLYDFHKYMVRSMEDEFHTIVGISWPLWGYAIVCILLNVHGLNIYFWLSFIPVILVILVGTKLEHVVSLLALEIAEPSCPSTRTQVKPRDELFWFGKPQLILWLIQFVSFQNAFEMATFLWSLWGFEQRSCFMKNHAMVIIRLASGVLIQFWCSYSTVPLSVIITQMGSKCKKALVAESVRDSLHNWCKRVKEKSRRSLAARSVCSLDEIDEVTTVASLTLSRTSSVASLNEVKVTDFEHPDQATIQNSTSVPDDFSFRMSEYISQSALNTFPDTPHHTNPLSNQQDQGKFDTLADLLQKT, from the exons ATGCTACTGGGTCTGATATCATTAATGCTGGGGCAATGGGCTAGATGGATTTCTGAAATATGTGTAGATTCGTCTCTTTTTAACAGTCGATTTTATGCTTGTTCTGAGAAAGACTTCACTTCCCATGAGAAATTTGTGTTTAAAGAGTCACTTCCCTCTTCCAATGAGACTGATATACCCCCAAAGGGATTGTTCAATTCTGTTTCTCATCGATGTCCTGAA GGCCGGGAACCTTTTGTATCTTATGAAGGTCTTGAGCAGCTTCACCGTTTCTTATTTGTGCTTGGTATTACCCATGTTCTATATAGTTGTATAGCTGTTGGTTTGGCTATGATTAAG ATATACAGTTGGAAAAAATGGGAATTCCAGGCAATTTTGCAAG CAAAGAGGAACAAGGTGATGAGGCGACAAACCACCTTTGCTTTCCATCATGCATCACATCCATGGAGCAGAAACCGGTTTCTGATTTGGATG CTATGTTTTCTTCGGCAATTCAAGAGTTCCATAAGGAAGTCGGATTATTTGGCACTACGTTTGGGTTTTATAACT AATCACAAACTGCCCCAACTCTATGACTTTCACAAATACATGGTTAGGAGCATGGAAGATGAATTTCACACAATAGTGGGAATCAG TTGGCCACTATGGGGTTATGCAATAGTATGCATCTTACTCAATGTTCATG GGCTGAATATTTACTTTTGGCTTTCATTTATCCCTGTAATT CTTGTCATACTGGTTGGTACAAAGCTTGAGCACGTCGTCTCCCTTTTAGCACTGGAGATAGCAGAACCATCATGTCCTTCTACGAGGACTCAAGTTAAGCCACGTGATGAGCTTTTTTGGTTTGGGAAGCCACAACTTATTTTGTGGTTGATTCAATTTGTTTCATTCCAG AATGCTTTTGAAATGGCAACTTTTCTCTGGTCCTTG TGGGGATTTGAGCAGCGGTCTTGTTTTATGAAGAATCACGCCATGGTAATCATCCGTTTGGCTTCTGG AGTTCTCATTCAATTCTGGTGCAGCTATAGTACTGTCCCTCTTAGTGTGATTATAACACAG ATGGGATCAAAGTGCAAGAAAGCGTTGGTTGCAGAAAGTGTAAGAGATTCATTGCATAACTGGTGCAAGAGAGTAAAGGAGAAGTCAAGGCGCTCACTTGCAGCAAGGTCAGTTTGTTCCCTTGATGAGATAGATGAAGTAACAACTGTTGCATCCCTCACTTTATCACGGACTTCTTCAGTTGCTTCTTTAAATGAGGTTAAAGTTACAGATTTTGAGCATCCAGATCAAGCTACAATACAAAATTCCACTTCAGTCCCCGACGATTTCTCATTCCGTATGTCAGAGTATATTTCTCAGTCTGCTCTAAATACGTTTCCAGATACACCTCATCACACCAACCCCTTAAGCAATCAGCAAGATCAAGGAAAGTTTGACACCCTAGCAGATTTACTACAGAAAACCTGA